One stretch of Punica granatum isolate Tunisia-2019 chromosome 5, ASM765513v2, whole genome shotgun sequence DNA includes these proteins:
- the LOC116208895 gene encoding katanin p60 ATPase-containing subunit A1 isoform X2, whose protein sequence is MSVKKALSEETEVVKQLDAERRAFKEIPGGRRPSSPPINAKSSFVFQPLDEYPTSSGAPMDDPDVWRPPSRDTASRRPARAGQVGMRKSPQDGAWARGSTRTSTTTRGGKAGASSKSSTGVRASTTGKKGTGSSKSSKSDSANGDSEDGKSKRGQYEGPDTDLAAMLERDVLETTPGVRWDDVAGLSEAKRLLEEAVVLPLWMPEYFQGIRRPWKGVLMFGPPGTGKTLLAKAVATECGTTFFNVSSATLASKWRGESERMVRCLFDLARAYAPSTIFIDEIDSLCNARGASGEHESSRRVKSELLVQIDGVNNSSTNEDGTRKIVMVLAATNFPWDIDEALRRRLEKRIYIPLPNFESRKELIRINLKTVEVAADVNIDEVARRTEGYSGDDLTNVCRDASMNGMRRKIAGKTRDEIKNMSKDEISKDPVAMCDFEEALVKVQRSVSVADIEKHEKWFSEFGSA, encoded by the exons ATGAGCGTGAAGAAAGCCTTGTCAGAAGAAACAGAGGTGGTGAAACAACTCGATGCGGAGCGGAGGGCATTTAAGGAAATTCCTGGTGGAAGACGCCCATCTTCACCTCCCATTAATGCCAAATCCTCATTTGTTTTCCAACCCCTGGATGAATACCCCACTTCCTCTGGTGCTCCGATGGATGATCCCGATGTTTGGAGGCCACCGAGCAGGGATACTGCCAGTAGACGACCTGCTAGGGCTGGCCAAGTCGGTATGAGGAAGTCTCCACAAGATGGGGCATGGGCTCGTGGTTCTACCAGAACAAGCACCACTACACGTGGTGGAAAGGCTGGTGCATCTAGCAAAAGCAGTACAGGGGTTCGTGCATCTACCACTGGCAAGAAGGGCACTGGTTCCAGTAAATCCAGCAAGTCAGACTCCGCA AATGGTGATTCTGAAGATGGAAAGTCGAAGAGGGGACAATACGAGGGACCTGATACTGACTTGGCAGCAATGCTTGAGAGAGATGTCCTGGAAACTACTCCTGGAGTAAGATGGGATGATGTTGCTGGGCTGAGTGAAGCGAAAAGACTTCTGGAGGAAGCCGTTGTCCTTCCATTGTGGATGCCTGAATATTTTCAG GGCATCAGGAGACCCTGGAAGGGGGTTCTTATGTTTGGCCCTCCGGGGACTGGGAAGACTCTTCTTGCAAAAGCTGTTGCCACTGAATGTGGTACTACTTTCTTCAACGTTTCATCTGCAACTCTAGCTTCTAAATGGCGTGGAGAGAGTGAACGCATGGTCCGTTGCCTGTTTGACCTTGCCAGAGCTTATGCTCCCAGTACAATTTTCATTGACGAGATTGATTCTCTCTGCAATGCTCGTGG GGCTTCAGGTGAGCATGAATCTTCCCGAAGAGTGAAATCAGAACTTCTTGTTCAAATAGATGGTGTCAACAATAGCTCTACAAATGAGGATGGGACACGTAAAATAGTGATGGTATTGGCCGCCACCAACTTCCCATGGGACATAGACGAGGCACTCAG GAGGCGGttggaaaagagaatataCATTCCGCTTCCAAATTTTGAGAGCCGCAAAGAGCTTATCCGGATCAATTTGAAGACAGTCGAG GTGGCGGCTGATGTAAATATCGATGAAGTGGCACGAAGGACAGAGGGATATAGTGGAGACGATCTCACAAACGTCTGCAGGGACGCCTCCATGAATGGTATGAGACGTAAAATAGCTGGGAAGACTAGGGACGAGATCAAGAACATGTCCAAGGATGAGATCTCCAAGGACCCCGTCGCTATGTGCGACTTTGAGGAAGCCCTAGTGAAGGTGCAGAGAAGTGTTTCTGTGGCAGACATCGAAAAGCACGAGAAGTGGTTCTCGGAGTTTGGATCCGCTTAG
- the LOC116208895 gene encoding katanin p60 ATPase-containing subunit A1 isoform X1 yields the protein MVGSTLGGLQDHLKLAREYALEGLYDTSIIFFDGAVAQINKHLNTIEDPLVRTKWMSVKKALSEETEVVKQLDAERRAFKEIPGGRRPSSPPINAKSSFVFQPLDEYPTSSGAPMDDPDVWRPPSRDTASRRPARAGQVGMRKSPQDGAWARGSTRTSTTTRGGKAGASSKSSTGVRASTTGKKGTGSSKSSKSDSANGDSEDGKSKRGQYEGPDTDLAAMLERDVLETTPGVRWDDVAGLSEAKRLLEEAVVLPLWMPEYFQGIRRPWKGVLMFGPPGTGKTLLAKAVATECGTTFFNVSSATLASKWRGESERMVRCLFDLARAYAPSTIFIDEIDSLCNARGASGEHESSRRVKSELLVQIDGVNNSSTNEDGTRKIVMVLAATNFPWDIDEALRRRLEKRIYIPLPNFESRKELIRINLKTVEVAADVNIDEVARRTEGYSGDDLTNVCRDASMNGMRRKIAGKTRDEIKNMSKDEISKDPVAMCDFEEALVKVQRSVSVADIEKHEKWFSEFGSA from the exons ATGGTGGGAAGTACGCTTGGTGGATTGCAGGATCACCTGAAATTGGCGAGGGAGTACGCTCTCGAAGGCCTCTATGACACTTCCATTATCTTCTTCGATGGCGCTGTAGCTCAGATCAACAA GCACTTAAATACAATTGAGGATCCTTTAGTTCGCACAAAGTGGATGAGCGTGAAGAAAGCCTTGTCAGAAGAAACAGAGGTGGTGAAACAACTCGATGCGGAGCGGAGGGCATTTAAGGAAATTCCTGGTGGAAGACGCCCATCTTCACCTCCCATTAATGCCAAATCCTCATTTGTTTTCCAACCCCTGGATGAATACCCCACTTCCTCTGGTGCTCCGATGGATGATCCCGATGTTTGGAGGCCACCGAGCAGGGATACTGCCAGTAGACGACCTGCTAGGGCTGGCCAAGTCGGTATGAGGAAGTCTCCACAAGATGGGGCATGGGCTCGTGGTTCTACCAGAACAAGCACCACTACACGTGGTGGAAAGGCTGGTGCATCTAGCAAAAGCAGTACAGGGGTTCGTGCATCTACCACTGGCAAGAAGGGCACTGGTTCCAGTAAATCCAGCAAGTCAGACTCCGCA AATGGTGATTCTGAAGATGGAAAGTCGAAGAGGGGACAATACGAGGGACCTGATACTGACTTGGCAGCAATGCTTGAGAGAGATGTCCTGGAAACTACTCCTGGAGTAAGATGGGATGATGTTGCTGGGCTGAGTGAAGCGAAAAGACTTCTGGAGGAAGCCGTTGTCCTTCCATTGTGGATGCCTGAATATTTTCAG GGCATCAGGAGACCCTGGAAGGGGGTTCTTATGTTTGGCCCTCCGGGGACTGGGAAGACTCTTCTTGCAAAAGCTGTTGCCACTGAATGTGGTACTACTTTCTTCAACGTTTCATCTGCAACTCTAGCTTCTAAATGGCGTGGAGAGAGTGAACGCATGGTCCGTTGCCTGTTTGACCTTGCCAGAGCTTATGCTCCCAGTACAATTTTCATTGACGAGATTGATTCTCTCTGCAATGCTCGTGG GGCTTCAGGTGAGCATGAATCTTCCCGAAGAGTGAAATCAGAACTTCTTGTTCAAATAGATGGTGTCAACAATAGCTCTACAAATGAGGATGGGACACGTAAAATAGTGATGGTATTGGCCGCCACCAACTTCCCATGGGACATAGACGAGGCACTCAG GAGGCGGttggaaaagagaatataCATTCCGCTTCCAAATTTTGAGAGCCGCAAAGAGCTTATCCGGATCAATTTGAAGACAGTCGAG GTGGCGGCTGATGTAAATATCGATGAAGTGGCACGAAGGACAGAGGGATATAGTGGAGACGATCTCACAAACGTCTGCAGGGACGCCTCCATGAATGGTATGAGACGTAAAATAGCTGGGAAGACTAGGGACGAGATCAAGAACATGTCCAAGGATGAGATCTCCAAGGACCCCGTCGCTATGTGCGACTTTGAGGAAGCCCTAGTGAAGGTGCAGAGAAGTGTTTCTGTGGCAGACATCGAAAAGCACGAGAAGTGGTTCTCGGAGTTTGGATCCGCTTAG
- the LOC116209597 gene encoding auxin-responsive protein IAA17-like has product MSAPGRAGHSPEMVEYSGAMNLDETELTLGLPGGESRGKSGTKRGFPDTIDLSIGAKRRSLTGGGEAAKDPDIAVAERREDEVSGTISSKPPATKTQVVGWPPVRSFRKNVMTKSCKFVKVAVDGAPYLRKVDLEMYSSYQQLLAALEGMFSCFTIRKYLKERKLMDPANGGEYVPTYEDKDGDWMLVGDVPWKMFVESCKRLRLMKGSEAVGLAPRASASTCTSSSS; this is encoded by the exons ATGTCGGCTCCCGGGCGAGCGGGGCATTCGCCGGAGATGGTAGAGTACTCTGGCGCGATGAATCTGGACGAGACGGAACTCACCCTGGGCTTGCCTGGCGGAGAGAGCCGGGGAAAGTCGGGGACGAAGCGGGGGTTTCCCGACACCATAGATCTCAGCATCGGAGCAAAAAGAAGATCACTGACTGGTGGTGGTGAAGCTGCTAAAGATCCTGATATTGCAGTGGCTGAGAGGCGGGAGGATGAAGTTTCCGGCACAATTTCCTCCAAGCCACCGGCAACGAA GACGCAAGTGGTCGGATGGCCGCCGGTAAGATCGTTCAGGAAGAATGTTATGACTAAAAGTTGCAAGTTCGTGAAGGTTGCGGTTGACGGGGCTCCTTACCTGAGGAAGGTGGATCTGGAAATGTATAGCAGCTATCAACAACTCCTTGCTGCACTCGAGGGCATGTTCTCTTGCTTCACGATCC GGAAGTATTTGAAAGAGAGGAAGCTCATGGATCCAGCAAATGGAGGAGAGTATGTGCCGACCTACGAGGACAAGGATGGAGACTGGATGCTTGTTGGTGATGTGCCATGGAA GATGTTTGTCGAATCCTGCAAGCGACTTCGCCTGATGAAAGGCTCGGAGGCAGTCGGACTAG CTCCGAGGGCTTCGGCTTCTACATGCACGAGTTCGAGTTCCTGA